The sequence TCTAAAACATATTGATGTGGAAATTCCCCTGGGAATGTTTGTGTGTGTGACGGGGGTTTCTGGGTCAGGAAAATCCACTTTGATCAATGAATTATTGCATCCAGCCCTGGCGCATTATTTCGGTCATAAAATCCCATTTCCCAAGGAACTCAAAGCGATTCACGGGTTAGATGCCCTGGATAAAGTGATTGTGATTGACCAATCCCCGATTGGACGTACCCCCCGTTCCAATCCCGCCACCTATACGGGGGCATTTGATGCAATTCGTGCCCTATTTGCAGAAACTCCGGGAGCAAAAGCCAGGGGCTACAAAGCAGGACATTTTTCCTTCAATGTCAAGGGGGGACGCTGTGAAGCCTGTGGGGGGCAAGGGGTAAATGTAATTGAAATGAACTTCCTGCCCAATGTGTATGTGCAGTGCGATGTGTGCCAGGGCAAACGCTACAGTCGGGAAACCTTAGAAGTGAAATATAAAGGCAAATCCATTGCCGATGTATTGGATATGACGGTGGAGGAAGCCTGCGGTTTTTTTGATGCCATTCCTCAGGCGGTGAGTCGGTTACAAACCTTAGTAGATGTGGGCTTGGGTTATATTCGGTTGGGGCAGACAGCGCCCACGTTATCGGGGGGAGAAGCCCAGCGCATTAAACTGGCTACGGAATTATCCCGCCGTGCCACTGGTAAAACCCTATATTTGATTGATGAACCTACGACGGGGTTATCTTTTTATGATGTGCATCGGTTGTTAGATATTATTCAGCGATTGGTGGATAAAGGGAATACGGTTTTGGTGATTGAACATAATTTGGATGTGATTCGTTGTTGTGATTGGGTAATTGATTTAGGACCAGAGGGAGGACAGCGGGGGGGGCAAATTGTCGCTGTGGGCACCCCCGAACAGGTGGCGAACCACCCCCATTCCCACACGGGGCGTTACCTCAAAACCGTGTTGGCGCAACATCCGCCCCTGGAATTAACCGCAAATGCGCCCGCATAGGGGATAATAAAACCCTAGTGAACCCCAAGCCACTTCTATGGATTTGAAAACCCTGATCCGGGACATTCCCGATTTTCCCCAACCGGGCATTTTGTTCCGGGACATCACGACCCTGTTGGCGGACCCCCAGGGGTTGCGGTTCACGATTGATGAATTGGCACGCCGGTTCCAGGGTCAGGGGATTGATATGGTGGTGGGGCCGGAATCCCGAGGCTTTATCTTTGGGGTGCCCTTAGCCTACACCCTGGGCTGTGGGTTTGTGCCGGTGCGGAAACCGGGGAAACTGCCAGGGCCGGTGCATCAACGGGAATATGCCCTGGAGTACGGCACGGACCGCCTGGAAATTCACCAAGACGGCATCCAGCCCAACCAACGGGTACTGGTGGTGGATGACCTGCTGGCTACCGGCGGGACGGCACGGGCGGTGGCGGAATTGGTGCATCAGGCGCAGGGGGAACTGGTGGGATTTGGTTTTATCATCGAGTTAGCCGGATTGGGTGGACGCAAACAACTGCCCCCGGCTCCGGTGGAAACCCTGATTATTTATGAATAGATTTATAGTCATTTCAAGTAAGTTGGATATATTCCCTAAAACCAAGTACGGGGGCGGTATTCCTGGAACCCTTACCTTAAACTGAATTGGAATTTCGATATTTTAAGGACGTAACCAAAACTAAATATATGGGCACTTCTAAAAATAGGTTGCAGGGGCGTAACCCCCGTCAAAGAAGCACCTGCGGTGTATGGTTCTCGATAGCCTGCGCGGCCTAGCCATTAGTATGGAGATTTCGACGAGATAACCTTCAATGGGTGCAATGAAAGTTGAGAATTTCAATTTACAGCCAGATTTTAGCTTTTGATAAACTTATTATTCTCACAAATCATCCGAGATTGCTAGATAACCTGACGAAAATAAGGTATCCCCAGGGGAAATCCGTAGTCCCATCGCCCCCAAATTAGAGATCACTGGGGTTGCTAAGTCATAGTCATTACGAGTATGATTAAGACAGTCACGATAAGCGGAGGTGCGGGATGCGGATCATGGAATTGCCTTTAGCCCAGATTCGGCGACCATTGCCCCGGCGGACTGACCCGGAGAAGGTGGCGCAGTTGATGGCTTCCATCGCCGCCATTGGTCAACAGGAGCCGATTGAGGTGCTGGAGGTGGATGGTTTGTACTACGGGTTTTCCGGGTGTCATCGTTACGAAGCGATGCAACGGCTGGAACGTCCGACCATTCGCTGTCGGGTGCGGCGGGCGACCCCGGAGGTATTGCGGCTTCACCTAGCCTGATACCATCGAGAAGTAAGCTCGCCGGTGTGTCATTGCGTCCATTGCCCAGCGTCTATCGTGTGTTCGTTGTGTGTTGATTGTACGTTCATTGTGTTGCTTATTTAGGAGTACCCAAATCATGCCTACCCAAGTGAAACCGACGTTGTACCCGACCCGGTTGGATTTATCCCCGGAGGTGCGGGAGCAGGTGATTGCGATTTTGAACCAAGCCCTGGCGAATACCTTTGACCTATATAGCCAGACCAAACAAGCCCATTGGAATGTGAAAGGGTCGGATTTTTATGCCCTGCACGAATTGTTTGATGCCATGAGCGGGGAATTGCTCGCCTATGTGGATGATTTGGCGGAGCGGGTGACGGCGTTGGCTGGGGTTGCCCTGGGGACGCTACGGACGGCGGCGCAGGCATCGGATTTGCCCGAATATCCCCTGGAGGCGGTCACGGGTAAAGACCATCTGATTGCCCTGGCGGACCGCTATGCCCAGTACGCCAAGTTTGTCCGGCAGGCAATTGACCAGACCTCTGCCCTGGGGGATGCGGATACGGCGGATTTATTCACCGGCATTTCCCGCACGGCGGACAAGCGGCTCTGGTTTTTGGAAGCCCACTTGCACGGTTAAATTCTGCTAAATTCAGCCAGCGGGTTATCCGGGATGGGTAGCCCGTGGTTGGGTGGTGATGCCATTAAGCGTTATAAAAAAAATAACCTTTCTAGGCAAAAACCACCATGACACGAATCATCGCCTGGGTATTGGCGTTTCTCCTCACCTGGGGCGGGTGTAGCCAACCCGGTTGGGCGGGATTACAGGATGACCGCTTTGATGGCAATATCTTTGCCTTGTATGCGGGGAATGGTTCGCTGGTGCCCCCCCGGGTCAGTCTCAGGGAGGCATTAGCCGTGCCGGAACGTCCCGCCATGTTGGTCTATTACCTGGATGACAGCCGGGATTGTAAGGTATTTGCCAGTACCGTGTCCCAGGTGCAACGCTTTTATGGGCGGGCGATTGATATTATTCCCATCAGTGTGGATAGCCTGGTGCCGACGGACGACCCTGACCCCACCAACCCCATGCGTTACTATCGGGGGCGGGTGCCGCAGGTGGTACTCCTGGGGGGAAAAGACGGGGAAAACCATATCATTTTGGATGAAATCGGGCAAGTTTCCTTAAATCATTTGGATGAGGTGTTAGCCAATTGGTTTGGGATCACGCCCCGCCAACCTGTGCAGGTATCGCCTCAGCAATTTAATGAAGTGAATGTGGAGTTGGCACCGTCCCCAAGTCATCCTAATTGAGGTGTGAAAACTGGTCACAGGGGTACTGTACCCGTGCTTAGTTCAGCGGAATTTTCGTACATCCATCCAGTATGATTGCCATAGAATCAATCAATGAAGGGGTGGAGGAAGGCGGATGAATTTTATCCGTATTTGGGCGATCAGCAAGCACGTCTTTTTAGAACTTCTGCGGGAACGACTGCTCTATCTAGCCGGGTTGTATGCGATTGGCTTAGTGGCGGGAGGTGCCCTGATTACCGAAGTGGCGGCGGCAACGGAAAATAAAATCATCACCGATTTTGGTCTCGCCATGATGCTGATTTTTGGGTTGGTGATTGTGATTTTTACCACCCCGAATCTATTAGCACGAGAGGTGGAAAAACGCACGATTTTTATTGTGATTGCCAAACCGATTAGCCGTCTGGAATTGGTGGTGGGAAAACACCTGGGTTTATTGGGGGCATTAACCCTATTACTCGTGGTCATGGCGGGACTGTATTTGGGTTATTTATCAATTCTCAAAATTACCTATCCTTTGGTTCCTGTCCTTACCGCCATCGGGTTTATGTTGATTGAATTTGCTTTGTTAACAGCGGCGGCTTTACTTTTTAGTATTTTTACCAGTCCCTTGATTGCTATTTTTCTCACCCTTGCCACGTTTTTTATTGGTCACTTGAGTTCGGATGTGATTACCTTGGGGCGAGTGATTCGCAACCCCCAATTGTTAGCAGTATTAAAGGGCTTTTTTCTGGTCGTGCCTGACCTGTCCCGGTTGGATTTGAAAAATACAGCAGTTTATGGGCTATTACCCTCTGCGGGGGTTTTGGTTGCCAGTGTGGTGTATGGCATTTTATATACCGTATTTCTATTGGCGTTAACCGTATTTATTTTTGCCCGGCGGGAGTTTTAGTCTGCCCCTGAGAATTTGTTAACTTGAGGATAGTTCTATGGATTGGAACCAACTGAAAATGACCCCAACGAAATACTGATGTTACAAAAGACTGGGGACACAACTGATTTTTCGAGTTATCCTAGTTAATAAAACTAAAACCTGTTCCCCACCCACCATGCAAGATCAAAATCAGGCTAACCGACGCTTTTTGGTAAATATGAGCCTCAGAAGAGTTCAACCCGGTGCAGGTAGTAGCGTAGAACATTTCACAAAACGCAACTGGAGGTTACCCGTGAGCGATATTAATGATATTTTTAGAACCACACCCTTTGTGGTTTGCGGCGGGGTAGCGACTAGAGCCTACTCTGCGGAAAGGGAAACCGAAGATTTAGATGTACTAATTAGAAAATCCCAAGCAGATTTGGCATACCAGGAACTAGAGGCGGCGGGTTCTTCCTATGTGGGAGAATTATCAGTGCCAGGGAGCCATTGGATATTACCTGATCAAACGAACCTAGATGTATTAGAATCCAATAGTGAATGGGCAGACGAGGCAATTCGCAATCCGAACCGCAATAATCCTTTCAACTTACCAATTATGCCCTTACCCTATTTAGTACTCATGAAATTACAAGCATCCCGAACGATTGACCTGGCAGATATTAGCAGAATGATGGGGCAGGCAGACGAAGTAACCCGCAATGAAACCAGGCAACTCGTAAAAAAATATTTGCCTTCCGCTTCTGAGGATTTAGAGGGTTTGATTTACCTGGGACAACTAGAACTACAGCAACCATCAAAAAGAACTTCATCTTATCGGGAAGTAAACAGACAGGACGACATGAGTAAAGGCGAACATCAGACTGAGAACCGTAGCCATCCCATCTAAATTATGCGTAGAAATTCTGGGGAATTCAATCATGCCCCTGCGACGATAATCCCTATAATTTGTAACCTGTGGAACATCCTAATTTTTAACCATGTCTTTGTGGTAATCACTCACTGATGGGTGATAAGCTCAATCTGTTTTTTACGAGGGGGGAATATGAATATCAATTGGTCAGTGGTGGCAGTGGTTTTGGCACTGGGGGGTACGGCGGTAGCGGCTCCTAAAACCTTCAGCTATGGGTGCGGCACGGGCTGTGGGATAGAAGCTCGTTTGGTTGGGTCGGTGGAAATGGTCGCCGATGGCATTAAACGGGGGGCGTTTCAGCAACAAATGTTCACCAACGGCAAAAAATCCGGTGCGCCCCAACCGGTCTATGCCTGGGCACTATGTTTCGACAAAAAAGTGGCGTTTAGCCCCAGCCAAGACTTCACCAGTGGCAAGGGCTGGCAACCCCTCAACCAAAAAGACTGGTCGGCGAACTACACCACCGCCGCTGGGGGCATGGGCTATGACTACGATGTCCTATGCGGTCGGTAGAGTATCTCCGATAATATTGTTAGTACAGTATGCCGCCAGGATAATTTCCGTGGTGTGACCCCAGGCGATATTGCCCTGGGCATCCAAACCGATGGCTCCCAAATCCCGTCCCCGTTGGTCACATTCTGCCAAGGAGCGTTCAAATGCCTCGGCTAAGGTCATGCCATCGGTAACCCGTACCACAATCCGGGCGGCGAGACATTCATTGATAATATCTTCCCCAATCCCCGTACAACTAATGGCGGCACAATCATTGGCGTAGGTGCCCGCAGGCATGGCGGAATCGCTCACCCGCCCGATCCGTTCCCCCCCTTTGCCCCCGGTGGATGTACCCGCCGCCAGATGCCCCTGGATGTCCCGCACCACCACCCCAATTGTGCCCATCTCGCTGACCAAATTCATCAACGCCCCGTCTTTGCATTCGTTCACCCATTCCTGCAGGCGTTGGGGGGTAATGGGATTGTACAGCGGGATATGCAGTTCCCTTGCCAGTTCTACGGTGCCCACATCGGCGATCACCCGGTCGTTTTGGGTTTGCAAAAATTGCGCCAAGGTAATCGGATGCTGTACCCGTTGGGCATTGATCACGCCGCTAAAGGTTTGGGTATGCCCGTCCATCAAAGCGGCACTCAGGCGCACCTGCCCATCCGATTGCAAAACCGCCCCTGTCCCGGCGTTGAATTGGGGGTCATCTTCCAGCATTTGACAACCCCTGACCACCGCCTCTAGGGCAGGCATTCCCTGGGTTAAATGCTCATAAATTTTGTGAACAATGTGATGCAGGGATTCCCGCAGGGGTGAAACGGCTCCTTTACTTTTGAGGGTGGCACCTGCCCCCCCATGAATGATCACCTGCGGACCAGGGGCACTGGGTTGACTGCCAAGGCGGTAGGACACGGCATATCCCGGAAACGGCATAGTTCTTTTGTACCATGTTCCCCGCCGGACTCCACAAAGGCGAACCTATCGGCTACACTGACTGGTATTAAGTGAATACCCTGGGGATAATACTGGCAAAAATGGAACGTTTTGTGGATGCGGAAACCAACCCCATTCAACCCCTATGGATGACGGCTCTTTCCACCCAGGTCTCCCTAGAACGGGCGATTCAGGAAGTGACGGCACAGGTGCAGAGCGTGCGCCCGGTGGATTTAGCCTTTTTGTTTATTAGCGAAAGTTTCACCAGTGAGTATTCCCGGCTTTTGCCCCTCTTGCATGAATATCTGCCGGTGCGATGCTTGGTCGGCTGTGGGGGGAATGGCATTATCGGTTCCCTGCCCAATGGGGTGGCACGGGAGGTGGAGGGGAAGCCCGCCCTGTCCTTGACCGTTGCCCGTCTGCCGGGGGTGCAGGTACAACCTTTGGTTTTATCGCCCAAGGATTTACCGGATTTGGATAGCCCGCCCCAGGCTTGGGTGGATTTGATTGGCGTTGACCCCGCCCAGGAACCCCATTTTATCCTGTTGGCTGACCCGGCGACGAGCCAAATTACGGATGTGCTCCAGGGTTTGGACTACGCATACCCCCGCAGTGTCAAGGCGGGCGGTCTGGTGGGGGATGGGTTATTTTGCCAGCAGGAATGGGTGCGCCAGGGGGTGGTGGGGGTGGCGGTGGCTGGTCTGCGGGCGGAGGCGATTGTGGCGCAGGGGTGCCGTCCAATTGGGGAGCCGTACCGGGTGACCCGGGGGGAACGGAATATCATCCTGGGTTTAGAAGACCGTACGCCCCTACAGGTTTTGCAAAATCTGATCCAAAATCTGGATGATAAGGATCGGGAACTGGCGCAATCCGGTTTGCATATTGGGGTGGTGGGGGATGAATTTAAGCAGGAACTCACCCAGACAGATTTTTTGATTCGCAATTTATTGGGGATTGACCCCCGGCATGGGGCGATTGCCATTGGGGACCGGGTACGCCCCGGCCAGCGGGTGCAGTTTCATCTGCGGGATGCCCAGACCTCGACGGCGGATTTGCAACAACTCCTGGAAAATCATGTGCGGCACCATCCCGAACCACCCCTGGGGGCGTTGATGTTCGCCTGTTTGGGGCGGGGGGAACACCTCTACGGTCGCCCGGATGTGGATTCCCACCTATTCCAGAGCTATCTGCCGGGGACGGCGCTGGCGGGGTGCTTTTGTAATGGGGAGATTGGCCCGGTGGGGGATACCACCTACCTGCACGGCTATACTTCAGTCTTTGTGCTGTGGTATGCGGGGGAACCGTGATCAACCAGCTGTTGGACGGGCGGTATCGGATCATTGAAACCCTGGCGGCGGGGGGGTTTGGCAAAACCTTTGTGGCCCAGGATACCAAACGTCCGGGCCAACCCCAATGCGTGGTGAAGATGCTCCACGGTAGCCACAATCAACAGACGATGGAGGTTGCCCGCCGGTTATTTTATAAGGAAGCGGAAACCCTAGAGAAATTGCGCCATCCCCAAATTCCCCAGTTGTTGGCTTTTTTTGAGCAAAATCAAGAGTTTTATTTGGTGGAAGAATTCGTCCCCGGTCATACCCTGGCGCAGGAATTGGTGCCCGGGCGGGTGTTCAGCGAGGGGTGGGTGTTGACCTTTCTCACGGATGTCCTGCAAATTCTGCAATTTATCCACAATCACGGGGTGATCCACCGGGATTTGAAACCCAGCAATTTGATCCGCCGCCAGGGGGACGGCAACCTGGTGTTGATCGATTTTGGGGCGGTGAAGCATTTGCAAATCGAAGGGGAAACCCCGAAAGAAGCCAGCCATACGGTGGGAATCGGCACCCAAGGCTATATGCCCACGGAGCAATCCAGCGGCAAACCCCGCTTTAGCAGTGACCTCTACGCCCTGGGGATGATGGCCATTCAGGCGTTGACAGGGGTGCATCCCCGGGACTTGCCCGAAGACGTGGACACGGGGGAAATCCTCTGGCAAGACCGAGCCACCGTGAGTCCCGCATTGGCGCAGATTCTCTCCAAAATGGTGCGCTACCACTTCAGCCAACGCTACCAACGGGCGGAGGAAGTGTTTCAGGATTTGCAACCCCTCTTGGCGGGTTTACCCCAACTGGCGACTAGCTCCACCCCGGCAGGGGTAAATCTGGCACTGCGGGTAGCGGAACCCACCTACCGGGAAGCCCAACCCCACGCCCCCACCACCCCCTTTGAAATTGAGCCGACCACCCCTGCTTCCCAGGTCGCTCGCCCGGCGGATCAAGCGGATCAAACCGTACCAGCGGCAACCCCAACCCTTGGTGAGGGCACTGCCAAAATCGGGGATATAGACCGGACGGAACCCGCCCCCCTGGGGACTCCCACAGTCATGATGCCCACACCCCAGCCTGCCACCGCCAACCCATTACCTAGTTCGACCCCATCCCCGTCCAAGCCACTCCCCTGGGTAGCTGGAGGAATTGCGGCCCTAGTGGTATTGGGGGCAGGAGGTTGGTTCGGCTGGCAACAACTGGCACCCAAACCCACGCCTGCGGCCTTGACCACCGCCCGTACCCTGGTCACCCAAGCCAGCCAAAGCACTGCCCAAGCCAAAACCCTGGAGGAACTGCAAACCGCCAAAGCCCAATGGCAAAAAGTATTGGCCGAACTGGATACCATCAGCAATCCCGGTGCCGCCGCCAGCGAAATCGCACAACTCAAAGCCCAATGCCAGCAGGAAATCGCCCAACTGGAAACCCGCATCAAAGACTGTAGCACCGTACTTTGGGGGGAATGTCCCTAAAAAAAGAGCCGGATTCCCTCCAGAACCGGCCAAACGTCACCAAGATTTCTCAGAGTTGGACAATCCCAGTTCAGCCTCAGCCTTCGCTTCCAGCTAACTGAAATCTGCCTATCTCCATATTAAGTAACAATTGCTACCCCCGATTCATTTATAAAACTTTACATTTAATGGATGGGGAAATGATAAAAAAATCTTTTCAGTCAACCCATCCCCCAGCCGGTCGCCCGCCCATGCACCGAGGTAACGGGGGTGAATCCAGTCCCCTGCCGGTCGGAAGTTTTGCCCCAGATCAAGCCTTAGCTCTAAAAACCTGAAACATTGGTCACCAGGGCGTAGTTTATGGGCACTTCTCAAGAGCGGTCGCAGAGGTGTAGCCCCGGTTTTTGGTTCTGGGGAATTTCTGTATGCCTATGGCACGCAAGTGAACGTTAATCGCATCGGATTGTTGTCACTGGCAGAAGCTATTCGCTTTTTTGTCCACAGAAGATAGCATCAATATTAAGGGCACCTCTATAAATTCAAATTCAAAGTTAGCGGTCGCAGGGGGGCACCCCCGCCCTTGGTTCTGGACTAATATAGGCATTCCCACGCTGGGATTGATGATTGATTCAAATCAATAGAGGTTCCCTAAATTCAAAGTTAGCGGTCGCAGGGGGGCACCCCCGCCCTTGGTTCTGGACTAATATAGGCATTCCCACGCTGGGATTGATGATTGGTTCAAATCAATAGAGGTTCCCTTAATTTAGTAAAGAAACAGGCTGTAAACAGTTTATTGAAGCAGTTCTCTGGCTGGCACATCCCTCCTTAATCTCATCGTTATGTCCAATCCCCAAAAGCAGAAATTTACCAACGGCGGCATGGTATCCTGGGAATTAGCAAGAGGGGGTAATGATCATGGCTCGTGTTCCTTGGCTACTCGGCTTAAATACCTTGGGTTTGGTACTTGCCCTGCCGGTATTGGCGCAAACGGCGGCTGGGGGCGGTGGTGTCAGTGTGACGGGGGTATTGACCCTGGCTTTTTTAACCCTGTTTATCCTGGTGATGTTGCTGGTCGTCCTGAGCCAGATCATTTATATTTGTAATCCCAATGAAATTTTGATTTTTTCCGGGCGGGAACACCGGTTGAGTAGTGGTCAAAAAGTTGGGTACCGGGTGGTATTTGGGGGAGCCTCGATTCGGATTCCCATTATCGAAAGTGTGGACCGGATGGATTTGACCACGATGCCGGTGCAGGTGGAGGTCAAAAACGCCTATTCAGCAGGCGGAATCCCCCTCCAAATTCAAGCGATTGCCAACATCAAAGTTTCCAGTGCCCCAGCGGTGGTGGGGAATGCGATTGAGCGGTTTTTAGGTCGCAAGCGAGAAGAAATTATCCGGGTCGCCAAAGAAACTTTAGAAGGCAATTTACGGGGGGTGGTGGCAACCCTAACCCCAGAGCAGGTGAATGAGGATCGTCTGCAATTTGCCGACCGCATTTCCCAATATGTAGAACGGGATTTGTCTAAGTTGGGTTTGCAATTGGACACCCTGAAAATCCAGAGTGTTTCCGATGAAGTGGATTATCTCAATTCCATTGGACGGCGACAAATTGCCAACATGATTCGGGATGCCAAAATTGCCGAATCCAATGCGGAACGGGAAGCAGAATCCGCCGCCGCTGAGAGTCGTCGTGCCGCTGAAGTTGCCCAAAAGGAAGCGCAAGCCGCCATTCAACAAAAGCAAAACGAACTCCGCAAGATGCAGGCGGAACTAGAATTGCAGGCACGCTCGGAGGAGGAACGCACGGAAGCGGTCGCCCAGGAAACCCGAGCCAAGGCGGAACAGGAACTGCAAACGGTACGGGCGGAATTGGAGCGGTTGCGGTTGGAAGCGGATGTGGTACTCCCGGCGCAAGCCCGACGGCAGGCACAGGAATTGTTAGCCCGGGCGGAGGCGGCTCCCCTAGCGGCGAATGCCAGAGCCACGGCGGCTGTGACGGATATGCTCAATGACCTGTGGCAAACCTATGGTCAGGATGCCAGTGCCATCTTATTAATTCAACAACTGGAAATGCTGTTGGCTACGGCGGCGCAGGTGCCCCAAAAGCTAAGTCTCGGTCAGATCAATGTGATTGACACCGGGGATGGGCGGGCATTGTCAACCCTGATGCGGGCGTATCCCGAGATGATCCAACAGTTCCTCAACCAGGCGGATCAGGTTTTGGGATTGAATTTAGCGGGCACCCTACACACCCCCGGAGCGAGCCAACCCCAAGGCGACCACCAACAGCAAACAGCCCACGAAGGTTAATCCCAACAGCAATAGGGCGAACAATTCCCCCGGCGAAAGGGGGCGCTCCGTCGGGTCAAGGTAGGCGGAATACATCTGCTGAATTTGTTGCAAGGTCGGCGCTGGGGGCAGGGTACTTTGCCACAATTGCTGGTCATAATCCGCCCGTTGTTGGGGTGAAATCAAGACCGTGTATGCTGTATTGATCTGATGGAATTTTTCCTGGGCAACCGCTATGGGTAGGGTGGTGGTATCCGGGTGATAACGTTTGCTCAACTCCCGATAGGCACGGCGAATGGTCTCCCCACTGGCAAAACGGGATACCCCCAGAATTTCGTAGTAGTTTGGCTTCGAGGTACCGACCATCCCTATTCCCCAGCGTCACCAGGATCACATTTACTAATGTATTGTATTTAACCTATCGCTATGGCTATGGCAATCCCAGACCCTATTATGAGACTAACAAGAGGATGAGAACCAGGGCGGGGCGGTGCCCTGCGACCCTTGACTTTCTAGGTATTAAATTTTTGCTCACAATTCAAGCGTGATTTTTGTATGGCAATCCCAGACCCTATTATGGGATTAACAAGAGGATGAGAACCAGGGCGGGGCGGTGCCCTGCGACCTTTGACTTTTTAAGTATTAAATTTTTGCTCACAATTCAAGCGTGATTTTTGTATGGCAATCCCAGAACCTATTATGGGATGAACAAGAAGATGAGAACCAGGGCGGGGCGGTGCCCTGCGACCCTTGACTTTCTAGGTATTAAATTTTTGCTCACAATTCAAGCGTGATTTTTGTATGGCAATCCCAGAGCCTATTATGGGACTAACAAGAGGATGAGAACCAGGGCGGGGCGGTGCCCTGCGACCCCTATTCCATTCTTATTTAGGCTTCCCGTACCATACTCCTTGCCAGTTGTGAACATTAACGCTTCTCTATTTTCAGCCATGCAAAAACTTGTTCGGCTGTTAGTTCTAAATGAATTTCCTCGAGTACCTGAAGCTGGCAACCCCCCCTACAAACATTAGGTTCTTGTTTTGGTGCAAAAATTAGCACAGAATAATCATCTGGATCAAGCATCCACCCCAACCGACACCCATGTTTTAGGCAATGTA comes from Synechococcus sp. C9 and encodes:
- a CDS encoding J domain-containing protein; translated protein: MVGTSKPNYYEILGVSRFASGETIRRAYRELSKRYHPDTTTLPIAVAQEKFHQINTAYTVLISPQQRADYDQQLWQSTLPPAPTLQQIQQMYSAYLDPTERPLSPGELFALLLLGLTFVGCLLLVVALGLARSGGV